A window from Amblyomma americanum isolate KBUSLIRL-KWMA chromosome 7, ASM5285725v1, whole genome shotgun sequence encodes these proteins:
- the LOC144097831 gene encoding uncharacterized protein LOC144097831, whose translation MYRNTEQGGFGPDDGCLRDTQIGEEVDGKARLRFRYGAGQEWNSTLKYRSSEGQTGKNIVEILLDGAPKPALYDLLFVDCKYCKVLKSQTGPKCMLSVTEVSLRHGLPQHCKFLYGLFCGVEPIYQVSDASCLVHDIKRG comes from the exons ATGTACCGCAACACGGAGCAGGGAGGATTCGGACCCGACGACGGCTGTCTCAGGGACACCCAGATAGGCGAGGAGGTCGACGGGAAAGCCCGCTTGCGCTTCCGCTACGGTGCCGGACAGGAATG GAATTCAACATTGAAATACAGGTCGTCTGAGGGACAAACAGGCAAGAACATTGTCGAGATTCTGCTCGATGGAG CCCCTAAGCCGGCGCTGTACGACCTGCTGTTTGTGGACTGCAAATACTGCAAGGTCTTGAAGAGTCAAACAG GACCAAAATGCATGCTCTCGGTGACCGAGGTCTCTCTTCGCCACGGCCTTCCCCAGCACTGCAAATTCCTGTACGGCCTTTTCTGCGGAGTGGAGCCCATCTACCAGGTCTCGGACGCTAGCTGCCTTGTACACGACATAAAGCGCGGATAG